One genomic region from Streptomyces sp. NBC_01304 encodes:
- a CDS encoding indolepyruvate ferredoxin oxidoreductase family protein — protein sequence MGTPAPRSPAPVEELVSAVPQAPSLDAKYTATKGVALMSGVQALVRLALEQRRLDRAQGLDTRVFVSGYQGSPLGSVDLEMGRAAQLLDEAGVVFKAGLNEELAATAVGGTQLLGRLPGGRHEGVTGFWYGKNPGLDRAADAIRHATMSGTAPLGGAVAWIGDDPDCKSSTLPSSCEAMCQSLSLPLFAPGSVRELIDYGLHAVALSRAAGLWTALKIVSDVADSSATVDLADLGQDIPATERRAAGAAPVLVGPAALDAEQDLLTRRMDIARAYARRHGLNRIVASARQARLGVVASGTSFAVVRRALSDLGIDEAEWERLGIRLIALGMPFPLDGAHLAELTKGLDRLLVVEDKSDFLEGHLKQALYGRQGAPSVVGRRDAEGRPLLPVRGTLKADDVARTLVGLVGAERLPRQAAALVPKARPSGLRMLPLVAARTPFFCSGCPHNLSTRTAPDTLVGVGIGCHAMVALDDSGMRGNQIGVTQMGGEGAQWFGLAPFTDDKHFVQNLGDGTFHHSGSLAIRAAVAAGVSMTYKLLYNEAVAMTGGQSVEGRLDVPALTRLLALEGVRRVVITTPEPRTYRKIRLAANAEVRHRDDLADVERELAAVEGVTVLIHDDRCAAEERRMRKRGLLPTPAAKVVVNERVCEGCGDCGEQSTCLSVQPVDTEFGSKTRIHQPSCNSDLSCLKGDCPSFLLVEPSPSASSAPRRLPEPPGELPEPERRFTGHEVVLRMPGIGGTGVITVSQILQMAAQLDGLHAAGLDQTGLAQKGGPVVSDVRIGKDPVVGVARASGAGVDVLLGFDLLGAAADPTLATCAPERTVAVVNTAVVPTAAMITRQVVVPGGPQDALAKIASATREETLLALDAQGLAEQLFGDHMPANMLLLGAAYQHGCLPVSAQAVEGAVELNGAAVAKNLAAFRWGRAAVLDPEAVRRAVAPPRETKPSATLEEAVDLRIGDLTEYQNSDYAHRYHRAVQAVTALATARAGETEGRRIAHAFATSLHHLMAYKDEYEVARLHLDPAEQARIRDEFGADASVSVLLHPPLLRAMGLNRKLRLRRTAGPAFQALRAARRLRGTLLDPFAHNAVRRTERALITQYQQLMSQALEHLTADNAGAVVAIAELPQTIRGYEQIKMARVEAYRTQARAALDSLTG from the coding sequence GTCGGCGGCACCCAGCTCCTCGGCCGGCTGCCGGGCGGCCGCCACGAGGGCGTCACCGGATTCTGGTACGGCAAGAACCCGGGCCTCGACCGGGCCGCGGATGCCATCCGGCACGCGACGATGTCCGGCACGGCGCCCCTGGGCGGGGCGGTCGCCTGGATCGGGGACGACCCGGACTGCAAGTCCTCCACGCTGCCGAGCTCTTGCGAGGCGATGTGCCAGAGCCTGAGCCTGCCGCTGTTCGCGCCCGGTTCCGTGCGGGAACTCATCGACTACGGTCTGCACGCGGTGGCGCTGTCCCGTGCTGCGGGACTCTGGACGGCCCTGAAGATCGTCTCCGATGTCGCGGACTCCTCGGCCACCGTCGACCTGGCCGACCTCGGCCAGGACATTCCCGCGACCGAGCGCAGGGCGGCCGGAGCGGCGCCGGTGCTGGTCGGGCCGGCCGCGCTGGACGCCGAGCAGGACCTGCTGACCCGCCGCATGGACATCGCCCGCGCCTACGCCCGCCGGCACGGCCTCAACCGCATCGTCGCCTCGGCCCGGCAGGCGCGGCTGGGGGTGGTCGCCTCGGGGACGTCCTTCGCGGTCGTACGCCGGGCACTGAGCGATCTCGGCATCGACGAGGCGGAGTGGGAGCGGCTGGGCATCCGGCTCATCGCGCTGGGCATGCCCTTCCCGCTGGACGGTGCGCACCTGGCCGAACTGACCAAGGGCCTGGACCGGCTGCTGGTCGTGGAGGACAAGAGCGACTTCCTCGAAGGCCACCTCAAGCAGGCCCTGTACGGGCGGCAGGGCGCGCCGTCCGTGGTCGGCCGGCGCGACGCGGAGGGCCGCCCGCTGCTGCCGGTGCGCGGCACTTTGAAGGCCGACGACGTGGCCCGGACACTGGTCGGGCTGGTCGGCGCCGAGCGGCTGCCCCGCCAGGCGGCGGCCCTCGTGCCGAAGGCGCGCCCGTCGGGACTGCGGATGCTGCCGCTCGTCGCCGCCCGCACCCCGTTCTTCTGCTCCGGCTGCCCCCACAACCTCTCCACCCGCACCGCCCCGGACACCCTGGTCGGGGTGGGCATCGGCTGCCACGCCATGGTCGCGCTCGACGACAGCGGCATGCGCGGCAACCAGATCGGTGTGACGCAGATGGGCGGCGAGGGAGCGCAGTGGTTCGGCCTGGCGCCCTTCACCGACGACAAGCACTTCGTGCAGAACCTCGGTGACGGCACGTTCCACCACTCCGGGTCGCTCGCCATCCGTGCCGCCGTCGCGGCCGGCGTGAGCATGACGTACAAGCTCCTCTACAACGAGGCCGTCGCCATGACCGGAGGGCAGAGCGTCGAGGGCCGCCTCGACGTCCCCGCGCTCACCCGGCTGCTCGCGTTGGAAGGGGTGCGCCGCGTGGTCATCACCACGCCCGAGCCGCGCACCTACCGCAAGATCCGCCTCGCCGCGAATGCCGAGGTACGCCATCGCGACGATCTCGCCGACGTGGAACGCGAGTTGGCCGCGGTGGAGGGCGTCACCGTGCTGATCCACGACGACCGCTGCGCCGCCGAGGAACGCCGGATGCGCAAACGCGGTCTGCTGCCGACGCCCGCCGCCAAGGTGGTCGTCAACGAGCGGGTCTGCGAGGGCTGCGGGGACTGCGGGGAGCAGTCCACCTGTCTGTCGGTGCAGCCCGTCGACACCGAGTTCGGCAGCAAGACCCGCATCCACCAGCCGTCCTGCAACTCCGACCTCAGCTGCCTCAAAGGCGACTGCCCGTCCTTCTTGCTGGTCGAACCGAGCCCCTCGGCCTCCTCCGCTCCGCGCCGACTGCCCGAGCCGCCCGGGGAACTGCCCGAACCCGAGCGCCGCTTCACCGGCCATGAAGTCGTGCTGCGCATGCCCGGCATCGGCGGCACCGGCGTCATCACCGTCTCCCAGATCCTGCAGATGGCGGCCCAGCTGGACGGACTGCACGCCGCGGGCCTGGACCAGACCGGTCTTGCCCAGAAGGGCGGCCCCGTCGTCAGCGACGTCCGGATCGGCAAGGACCCCGTCGTCGGTGTGGCGCGCGCCTCGGGCGCGGGCGTCGACGTGCTCCTCGGCTTCGACCTGCTCGGCGCCGCAGCCGACCCCACGCTGGCGACCTGCGCGCCCGAACGGACGGTCGCCGTCGTCAACACCGCCGTCGTGCCCACCGCCGCCATGATCACCCGGCAGGTCGTGGTCCCGGGCGGCCCGCAGGACGCCCTGGCCAAGATCGCTTCCGCGACTCGCGAGGAGACGCTGCTCGCTCTGGATGCGCAAGGGCTCGCCGAACAGCTCTTCGGCGACCACATGCCGGCCAACATGCTGCTGCTCGGCGCGGCCTACCAGCATGGCTGTCTGCCCGTGAGCGCCCAGGCGGTGGAAGGCGCCGTCGAACTCAACGGCGCCGCCGTGGCGAAGAACCTGGCCGCGTTCCGCTGGGGCCGCGCCGCGGTGCTCGACCCCGAGGCGGTGCGGCGGGCCGTCGCCCCGCCTCGGGAGACCAAGCCCAGCGCCACGCTGGAGGAAGCGGTCGACCTGCGTATCGGCGACCTGACCGAGTATCAGAACAGCGACTACGCCCACCGCTACCACCGGGCGGTGCAGGCCGTCACCGCCCTCGCGACCGCACGCGCCGGGGAGACGGAAGGCCGTCGCATCGCCCACGCCTTCGCCACGTCACTGCACCACTTGATGGCGTACAAGGACGAGTACGAGGTGGCCCGGCTGCACCTGGACCCCGCCGAACAAGCCCGCATCCGGGACGAGTTCGGAGCGGACGCCTCCGTGTCGGTCCTGCTGCACCCGCCCCTCCTGCGCGCGATGGGCCTGAACCGCAAACTCCGCCTGCGCCGCACCGCAGGACCGGCCTTCCAAGCCCTGCGGGCCGCACGCAGGTTGCGCGGCACCCTCCTCGACCCCTTCGCCCACAACGCCGTACGCCGCACGGAGCGGGCCTTGATCACCCAGTATCAGCAGCTGATGAGCCAGGCCCTGGAGCACCTCACCGCGGACAACGCGGGCGCGGTCGTCGCGATCGCCGAACTGCCGCAGACGATTCGCGGCTACGAGCAGATCAAGATGGCGCGGGTGGAGGCGTACCGTACGCAGGCCCGGGCCGCGCTGGATTCTCTGACCGGGTGA